TTACTGCTGATCTACATCATCTACTTCGCGGCGCTGATCGTAGGTTTCGCTGCGAGCTTCGTCCCGGATTTCTCGCGCGGATGGCGCGATGCGCAGGACACGCTGGAGATCGAGATCCCGCAGGGCGGCATACGCTCCTATTACGTCTCCGCCCCGGTAGTGCGCAAGGCCGGCGAGCCGATCGTGATCGAGGGGCTGCCCGCCACCGTCGAACCGACGATCAGCCGGATAGACCTGCGCGTACAGGTGGACGAAGCCTATACGCTGCTCAATGCATTCAAGGTGATGGGTAACAACGTCTACTGCTACCTGCTGATGGTGATAACCGGCCTCTCATACCTGACGATCCTCGTACTGATCGCCCTGATAATCAATTCGCTCCGCAAGTCGATCCGCGACGAACAGCCGCTGCGCCACAGCAATATCCTGCGTACGCGCGCCATCGGCATCCTGATCCTCGTAGCGGAACTGAGCGAGGCCCTGATGAAATACATCAGCAATACCGAGGCGGCACGACTGCTCGAAGGCACCTCTTTCGAGGTCGTGGGGACATTTCCGCTGAGCTACTGGAATGTGATCGTCGGTATTTTGTTCCTCTTCATGGCCGAGGTTTTCTCCCTCGGGACGCAACTGAGCGAAGAACAGAAACTGACTATCTAAAATAAGTAACATAGCATGGCAACGATACAGACAATTAAAGGGGGGGGGACGACATTATGGCTATAATAATCAATATAGACGTCATGATGGCCAAGCGCAAGATGTCACTCGGCGAACTGGCCGAGCGGGTAGATATTACGCCCGCCAACCTCTCGATACTCAAGAACGGGAAAGCGAAGGCCATCCGGTTCTCGACGCTCGAAGCGATCTGTCGCGAGCTCGACTGCCAGCCGGGGGACATCATCGAATACCGCCCCGACCTGCCCGCTGAAGAAGAATAACACAAAAACCCTAATACGATCGATTATGAAAAAATTAACAATGCTGGTTGCAGCCGCTTTCGCAATGACGAGCGCAATGGCCCAGCTCAACCCGATGGAGCCGATCCCGGCGGACAAGGATGTCCGGACGGGTAAACTCGAAAACGGAATGACCTATTACATCCGCCACAACGAAAAGCCGAAAGGACAGGCGGATTTCCACATCCTGCACGACGTGGGAGCCATCCAGGAGAACGACTCGCAGCAGGGCCTCGCCCACTTCCTCGAGCACATGGCCTTCAACGGCACGAAGAACCTCCCCGGCAAGCAGATGATCGAATACCTGGAGAAGATAGGCGTGAAGTTCGGCGCCAACCTCAACGCCGGTACCAGCTGGGACATGACTTCGTACATGATGAAGGATGTCCCGACCTCGCGCGAGGGCATCATCGACAGTGCGCTGCTGATCCTGCACGACTGGTCGCACTTCATCGCCCTCCAGCCCGAGGAGATCGACTCGGAGCGCGGCGTGATCATGGAGGAGCTCCGCACCCGCGACGGCGCTTCGTGGCGTTCGACCATGAAGATGCTCCAGGCGCTGGGCAAGGGCACGAAATACGAGCACCGCAACCTGATCGGCTATCTCGACGGACTGAAAGGCTTCCAGCACAAGGAACTGGAGGATTTCTACAACACGTGGTACCGCCCCGACTACCAGGCGGTCGTGATCGTGGGTGACATCGACGTCGATGCCGTCGAAAACAAGCTCAAAACGCTGA
This Alistipes onderdonkii DNA region includes the following protein-coding sequences:
- a CDS encoding DUF2975 domain-containing protein, with protein sequence MQNKKRLHKHLLLIYIIYFAALIVGFAASFVPDFSRGWRDAQDTLEIEIPQGGIRSYYVSAPVVRKAGEPIVIEGLPATVEPTISRIDLRVQVDEAYTLLNAFKVMGNNVYCYLLMVITGLSYLTILVLIALIINSLRKSIRDEQPLRHSNILRTRAIGILILVAELSEALMKYISNTEAARLLEGTSFEVVGTFPLSYWNVIVGILFLFMAEVFSLGTQLSEEQKLTI
- a CDS encoding helix-turn-helix domain-containing protein: MAIIINIDVMMAKRKMSLGELAERVDITPANLSILKNGKAKAIRFSTLEAICRELDCQPGDIIEYRPDLPAEEE